One genomic segment of Salinigranum rubrum includes these proteins:
- a CDS encoding metallophosphoesterase family protein, with translation MPVDLAVVSDTHIPGRETEMPPWVRRRVEAADHTIHAGDFDAPETLAFVEDLAQGLTAVAGNIDPPSVDLPDVATVTLEDVTFVVVHGTGPHDSWPERVAEAVRETVDIGGGSGTVVGVAGHTHTPTDTVVDGIRLLNPGSATGARPASRTTMLTVGVDGDALDVELHDE, from the coding sequence ATGCCAGTCGACCTCGCCGTCGTCAGCGACACCCACATCCCGGGTCGGGAGACCGAGATGCCCCCGTGGGTCCGTCGTCGAGTCGAGGCCGCCGACCACACCATCCACGCCGGGGACTTCGACGCGCCGGAGACGCTCGCGTTCGTCGAGGACCTCGCGCAGGGCCTCACGGCCGTCGCAGGCAACATCGACCCGCCGTCGGTCGACCTCCCCGACGTCGCCACAGTCACGCTCGAGGACGTGACGTTCGTCGTCGTCCACGGCACCGGTCCGCACGACTCCTGGCCCGAACGCGTCGCCGAAGCGGTCCGCGAGACGGTCGACATCGGTGGGGGGAGCGGCACTGTCGTCGGCGTCGCCGGCCACACCCACACGCCGACCGACACCGTCGTCGACGGTATTCGACTGCTCAACCCCGGGAGCGCGACGGGTGCGCGGCCGGCGAGTCGGACGACGATGCTCACCGTCGGGGTCGACGGCGACGCCCTCGACGTCGAACTCCACGACGAATAG
- a CDS encoding coenzyme F420-0:L-glutamate ligase, translating into MELFAVPDLPEVKPGDDLAALVGARVDLAPDDVVCVASTVVSKAEGRVKTLDDFPAGPRAREIAARLEALAGEEKDPRFAQAVLEESTELLMEAPFLLTETRFGHVSVNAGIDRSNVPGGDLLLLPKRPSESAERLRGGLDADRVVVTDTCGRPFRHGQRGVAIGWAGLPASRDWRGERDRDGRELTATVESVVDELAAASNLVAGEGAGGTPVTVVRDFDFGDHAGSDELFRDVESDFVRQALRGWRYEG; encoded by the coding sequence ATGGAACTGTTCGCCGTCCCCGACCTCCCCGAGGTGAAGCCCGGCGACGACCTCGCCGCGCTCGTCGGAGCGCGCGTCGACCTCGCACCCGACGACGTGGTCTGCGTCGCCTCGACGGTCGTCTCGAAGGCCGAAGGCAGGGTCAAAACGCTCGACGACTTCCCGGCCGGGCCGCGGGCGAGAGAGATCGCCGCCCGACTCGAAGCACTCGCGGGCGAGGAGAAGGACCCGCGGTTCGCCCAGGCGGTGCTGGAGGAGTCGACGGAACTCCTCATGGAGGCACCCTTCCTCCTCACCGAGACGCGGTTCGGCCACGTGAGCGTCAACGCCGGCATCGACCGCTCGAACGTCCCCGGCGGCGACCTCCTGCTCCTGCCGAAACGGCCCTCGGAATCGGCCGAACGGCTCCGTGGCGGTCTCGACGCCGACCGCGTCGTCGTCACCGACACCTGCGGGCGGCCGTTCCGGCACGGGCAACGCGGCGTGGCCATCGGGTGGGCCGGACTCCCGGCCTCGCGCGACTGGCGCGGCGAGCGCGACCGCGACGGCCGCGAACTCACCGCGACGGTCGAGAGCGTCGTCGACGAACTCGCCGCCGCGTCGAATCTCGTCGCCGGCGAGGGCGCGGGCGGGACTCCCGTGACCGTCGTCCGCGACTTCGACTTCGGCGACCACGCCGGCAGCGACGAACTGTTTCGAGATGTGGAGAGCGACTTCGTACGACAGGCGCTCCGCGGGTGGCGGTACGAGGGGTAG